In the genome of Polaromonas vacuolata, the window TTAAGACGGCTGGTATCCGGGCTGCGGATATTGAGTAGCGCTTCAATCACCCAAGCGTGCGCGGCTTCTTCGTTCGCATCAACCACAGGCGCGGGATGCGCTATCTCCAACGCCATCAATTCTTCAAGACTGAGCCCAACCACAGCGCTAGGGCGTAAGTTGCGTTCTAGCAAACGTTTAATGAGTTGTAAACGCGGCAAGTCTTGCGGTGCATACATGCGATCCCCATTGGCCGCACGTACGGGGCAGGGATAACCGTAGATTGCTTCCCAGCGGCGCAAGGTAGAGCGATTTAAACCGGTTTCGCGCTCAACCAATCCGATCGAAACTAGCGGCAAATGGAATGGGGTCATGGTCGTCGAGTCAGAGATAAGTGGGCATGTAAAACATCACGAATGTTAATCATACTTACTAAATACTGAATCGAAGCTCTACTCAAGTAGAGCTATGTAACAAACCCATTATGAAAGTTCACTAAAAGTCGATGTTGCGCTAGCGGTTACGCCCGCTATTGAGCGCACGACTGGGTCAGTTATTACTCAGATTTTTTCACATGCATATGCTCGACTTTTTTGTCCAGCAACACTTCCGGCTCTTGAGCCTCTATCCAAGTCTCATTATTCAAACCCGCATGCATGCGTTTGGTGTCCAAGTCGCCCGTCCATTTAGCCACTACCAGTGTTGCCACGCCGTTGCCGACCAAATTGGTCAAGGCGCGGGCTTCAGACATAAAGCGGTCAATACCCAAAATCAAGGCTAGGCCGGCAACCGGCACCGTACCAACAGCTGACAAGGTTGCGGCCAACACGATAAAGCCGCTGCCCGTAATACCTGCTGCGCCTTTAGAGGTGAGCAACAACACGGCAAGCAACGTGATTTCCTGAATCAGTGTCATGGGCGTGTTGGTGGCTTGGGCAATAAACACCGCAGCCATGGTCAGGTAGATGGACGTGCCGTCGAGGTTAAATGAGTAACCAGTAGGAATCACCAAGCCAACCACGGTCTTGCGTGCGCCCAAGTTTTCCATCTTCTGCATCATGCGCGGCAGTACCGACTCAGACGACGAAGTGCCCAACACAATGAGCAATTCTTCTTTGATGTATTTGACAAATTTCCAAATACTAAAGCCGTGCACCCTGGCAATCACACCCAACACACCGAAGACAAAGATCAAGCAAGTACCGTAGAAGGTAGCCATCAACATGCCCAAGGAAATCAGTGAGCCGACGCCGTATTTACCAATCGTGAAAGCCATGGCACCGAAAGCGCCGATAGGAGCGACCTTCATGATGATGCCGACAATGTCAAACAACACATGAGAAGTTTTCTCAATAAAGTCAAACACCATAGTGCCGCGACCACCAAATTTGTGCAGCGCAAAACCAAACAAGATGGAGAACAGCAAAACCTGCAAAATCTCGCCCTTGGCAAACGCATCTACTACCGAAGTAGGAATAATGGCCAACAAGAAGTCGACTGTGCCTTGCATTTTTCCTGGCGCGGTGTAAGCGGCAATGCTTTTGACGTCTAGTGTGGTCGGGTCAATATTCATGCCAACGCCGGGCTTGATCACATTGACCATGACCAAACCAATGATCAAAGCCAAAGTGCTGACGATCTCAAAGTAAAGCAGCGCCAAGCCGCCGGTCTTGCCGACCTTCTTCATATCCTCCATGCCCGCAATGCCGACCACCACAGTGCAGAAAATAATCGGCGCGATGATCATCTTTATCAGCTTGATGAAACCATCGCCTAGCGGCTTCATGTCCGCACCAATCTGCGGATAGAAATGACCTAAGAGTATGCCCACTACAACGGCGAACAGCACCTGCAGGTACAGAGATTTATAAAATGCGGGTTTTTTTGTGGCTGTCGCCATGAGGAGCTACCTAGTTATATCTCTTCCGCCAAACAGATTCGGCGCTTGTTGGAGAGTGAATAAGAAATTGCGCATTATGCGTCAAAGCCTAGGTAGTGCTTCAAATAATTTTAAGCATTACATCAAGCAAAGACTTGTCGCGCAAAAACTCAAAGAAAGCCAATTGAAAGCCAAGGTACAAAGGCCACCACAATCGTGCCAATCAGTAAGGCCACCAAATAACCAACGATAGGCCCAATGCCCTCATCCGGACTGACGCGCCCAATCGCACACGCCGCGTAATAACCCACACCCAGCGGCGGCGCGAACAAACCCAGACCCATTGACAAGACCACCACCATGGCGTAATGCACATCATGAATGCCTAAAGCGCGCGCTATAGGAAACAGCAAGGGGCCGAACAACACAATGGCGGGAATGCCTTCCAGCACCGAGCCCAAAATCACAAACGCCAAAATAGACACGGCCATAAACATAGCACTGCCGCCCGGCAAACCGGCCATGGTTTGGGCCAGCAAATGCGAAAAGCCCGACTGCGTCAAACCCCAGGCCATGGCAGTAGCGGTCCCAATAATCAGCAAAATTGCACCCGAGAGCGAAGCCGTATCTAACAACATGGGATAAATACGGCGCCAATCAAACTGCCGATAAATCAACAACCCAGCGATCACAGAGTAAGCAATACCAATCGTCGACACCTCAGTAGCCGTCGCCACGCCTTCTATCACCGCAGCGCGAATCACAAACGGCAAAGCCAGTGATGGCAGTGCAATCAGAAAAAGCTTGCCCACCAGCGGCCAAGGCGAGCGCTGCACTTGACTTAAATCCTCATGGCGATAACGAAACCAAACCACCGCGCAAAGCATCAAGCCCAGCACAACAGCGGGCAATAAGCCGCCGGTGAATAAGGCTGCAATTGAAATGCCGGTCACTGAACCTATGGTGATCAACACCAAACTAGGCGGCACGGTTTCGGTCTGCGCGCCAGTCGCCGCCAGCAACGCAACCAACTCACCCGGTTTTGCGCCGCGCTTTTTCATCTCCGGAAAAAGCGCCGGCGCAATCGCCGCCATGTCAGCCGCTTTAGAGCCCGAAATACCCGAGACTAAATACATCGCACCTATCAGCACATAAGATAGGCCGCCGCGTACATGGCCCAGCAAACTCGCCAGAAACGCAATCATGGCCCGCGCCATGCCAGTCATCTCAATTAACAGGCCAAGAAAAACAAACAGCGGCACGGCCAGCAAAATCAAATGCGACATGCCCTCGTCCATGCGGCCGACTATCGCCGGCAAAGGTGTGCCGGTGCTCAGCGCTAAATAAGCAAAAGTCGCCAGTCCAAACGCAAACGCAATCGGTATGCCAACAAAGACGCAAGCGCCCCCTAAACCGACAAAAAAAATCAATAAATTAAGCCGACCCAAATCGGCAAACAAAGGACTGGCCAACCAAAAGACCAAAGCAATAACTGTGACCAACACCACCGCTTGCAGCGACTGCGAAAAGTTACTCACACGCAATAGCCGCAGCGCGGCAAACACCGCCATCAGTGCAATACCCACCGGCAAAGCCGCTGCGCGCCAAAGATTGGAAATCCCCAATGAAGGCGTCGTGATGGCGCGCTCATCGGCCGCGTATTCCCAAGCCGGCCAAGCCACCATCAAAAGAAAAGACAGGCACGCGGCGACAGCGACCAGTTCCAGCAGCGCGCGTCGCTGCGGACCCGCCTTAGCGACTAAGGCCGTCATGCGCATGTGCTCGCCGCGCCGCAAGGCGACAACAGAGCCCAGCATGGCCAGCCACAAAAACATAATCGAGGCCAACTCGTCCGACCACAGCAGCGGACTATGCAACCAATAACGCGAAACGACGCCAGCGAACAGCACGCCTATGTCGGCCAGCACCAATAACGCAACAGGTATTTCAACCAATCGGCCTAGCACCGCATCGAAGCCCCTTACCCAAGCCGGACCGACCGACCCAGTCAAGCCCATCCCATGCGGTGCGCCGCTCACGCGAGTTTGCCGGTGTATTTCTCCAGCAGCGCCCAAGGCGCTTCACCGAATTTTTTATTCCAGTCAGCATAAAACCCAGCGCTGCGCAGCTTGCTGCGAAACAGCGCTGCGTCAGTGTTGTTAAACAGCATGCCCTTGGCTTTAAGACTCGCTTGCAGTCCGTCATTTAAGGCCAGCACATCGGCACGCTCTAACAAGCCCGCTGCATTGACGTTGCGGGTGACGATTTCTTGTAAGTCAGGCGGTAGTTTTTCAAACGATTTTTTATTGCCTAAAAACCAAAACCCATCCCACATGTGGTTGGTCACAGAGCAGTATTTTTGTACTTCATTAAGTTTGGCGGTTGAAATAATAGCCAGTGGATTTTCTTGCGCATCGACGACTTTGGTTTGCAGCGATGAGTAAACCTCAGCAAAATTAATCGTCGCTGGTGAGGACTCAAAAGCCTTAAACATGGAGACCCAAAACGGACTAGGCGGAATACGAATTTTCATTCCCTTGAGGTCTTCCGGCGTATTGATTGGCTTGGTGCTGGTAGTGATTTGGCGGTAACCGTTATCCCAAATTTTTTCAAACGCAAACACCGAAGACGTAGCGGAAATTTCCTTGCGCACATGGGCGCCTAAGTCACCATCCATTGCCGCCCACACTTGGCTGTAATCTTTAAAAGCAAAACCCACGCCGCTAATTTGCGCAGCCGGCACCAAGGTGCCCAAAATCAGCGGTGAGAGGGTGAAAAAATCCATGGCGCCAGAGCGCACTTGGGACAGCATATCGGTGTCATTACCAAGCTGATTATTCGGGTAGACCTGAAAATCAATTCGGCCCTTGGACTCGGCGTTGATCTTGGCGGCCATCTCAGCGGCGCGCGTATTCATGGGATGGGTGACTGGCAAGTTGTTGCCATACTTTAAGGTGAACTGTGCTTTTTGCGCAAAGGCAGAATGCATGGCCAAAGTCGGCAAGCTAAGAGCAGAAGCGCTAGCGAGTAATTGACGGCGAGAAATTGTCATATGAAGTCTCCTGATTTTGTCTACGGTTGAATTACAAAACACCTCACTCAACTAAAAGCGTTTTTTAAAGCCGCCCTTAAGTCAATGTATTTATTTTTATTACGCTGCTAAGAAATTGTTTTTTTAAAAGTGAAGTGTGCTCTAAAAATCAGTTTTTTCATTCCGAAAAATCAATAAAGAAACTTTTTTTATCTTTTTAAAGACACTGCTAAATGGCTGATACATCGCGCAAATACAAAGCGCGAATATCTTTTTTAACTAATTTTCCGTAAGCACTTTTGGGTAACTCATCCCAAAATACAATGTGACGCGGCAACTTGTAGCGCGCTAAACAGGTTTGCAAATGTGCCAGCACGGCGGCGCTGTTTGGTGCTGTGCCGCGCGCCACCAATACCGCCACACCGACCTCACCCCACTGTGCATCAGCAAGGCCAAAAACCGCAGCTTCTGCGATGCTGGGCAACTGCAACAAAGCGTCTTCAATCTCCAGCGGATAGACGTTGGAGCCGCCTGAGATATACATGTCTGAGCTGCGCCCAGTAATACTTATAAAACCGCGCGCATCCATCACACCCAAGTCACTGGTGTGAAACCAGCCACCACGAAACGCCGCTGCGGTGGCTTCAGGATTGTCCCAGTAGCCCGCAAAAACGGCCGGCCCACGGGTGCAGATTTCACCTTCTACGCCGACGGCTTGCGGCTGGCATTGCGCATCGAGAATCGCCACTTCCATGCCAGTTCGCGCGGTACCGCAACTGCCTACTGGCGCCTCGCCCGCATGCTCATCAGCGCGCAACACGGTGATGTTTCCGGTGACTTCACCGAGGCCAAAATACTGCACCAACACCGGCCCAAAAGTCGCTAACGCGCGCTGTCTATCGGCTTGATACATGGGCGCTCCGGCATAGATCACATGTTTCAAACTGCTGTGATCAAAGTCATGCGCAGCCGGGTCTTGCGCCAAGCGTTTGAGTATGGTGGGCACGGTAAACATATTGCCCACGCGGTGTTTTTCAATCGCCGCAAATGCGGCTGCGCAATTGAGGCTCTCCGTTTCTAGCAGCACACTGGCCGCGCCGCGCGCCACATTAAGCAGCGCATGAATACCCGCCCCGTGGGACAGCGGCGCCAACACCAGCGAGCAATCATTTTGAGTCAAACCCGGCAGTAAATCGGCCAAATGATTAGTCACCACAAAAGCCAATTGCCCGTGCGTGAGGACGGCAGCTTTGGGCCTGCCAGTAGTGCCAGAAGTAAAAAAGAACCACAGCGGATGCTGCGACGTCACCTCAGCGGCAACAAAGCTTTCCCCGGCTTTTGACGCAATGACGGCATAGTCGTTTTGATCCGCCCACAACACTTCACGCAGTTGTGGCGCCTCAAGCTGTGCCAGCTCAACATGAGCGGCAAATATCGATTGCGAAAGCATCAATACTGCGCCGCTTGAGCGCGCAATAAAAGCCACTTCCGGCGGCGTCAAGCGGTAGTTCACCGGCACCCAAACTGCACCCAATTTAAACGCGACCCAAGCCGATTCAAACAGCGCCAAACCGTTAACCAACTGCACCAAAATACGGTCGCCGGGCTGCACGCCAAGGGTTTGAAAATGCCTTGCTAAGGCATCGACACGCGCATTAATTTGCGCCCATGTGTGACTGATTTCTCCCCGAATCAAGCCCGGCCGTGACGGATATTTGCGCGCTGTTTGGGTGAGTAAATTCCCCAGATTCATGACCCGATCCAAGCCTTGCGGCATACCGGCGAGCGTGAGTCCGGACATAAGCGTTGACATTAACGCGAGCGTTCCAAAATACTGGTGTAGTTGGCCACCGCTACGCCGCCCATATTAAAAACGCCAGCCAGTTGTGCATTCGCCAGCTGCATGTCGCCAGCCTCACCAACCAGTTGCATCGCCGCCATCACATGCTGGGACACACCCGTCGCGCCAATCGGGTGACCTTTGGCTTTTAACCCGCCAGACAAATTAATCGGCAAGCGGCCACCGCGCTCGGTTTGGCCTTCGCGAATTAAGGCCGGCGCTTGACCGGGACCGGCCAGCCCCATGGCCTCGACTTCAAGTAACTCAGCAATGGTGAAACAGTCATGGGTCTCGACCAGCGATAAATCATCTAAGCTGCAACCGGCTTGAGCCAGCGCTTTTTTCCAAGCTAGTTGCGCGCCTTCCAACTTTAAAATATCGCGCCGCGAAACGGGTAAAAAATCATTGACTTGTTGGGCTGCGCGAAAGCGCACAGCGCGTTTGAAACTGCCGGCCAAAAGCGCGCTGTCGCTGCACAAAATCATGGCGCTAGCACCATCGGTAATCATGGAGCAATCCGTGCGGCGCAAGGGGCCGGCAACTAACGGATTTTTCTCGCTCACGGTATTGCAAAAATCAAAGCCCAAGTCACGCCGCACATGGGCGTAAGGGTTGGCCATGGCATTGTGATGATTCTTGGCCGAGAGCCGGGCGAGCGCGTCACTGGCGT includes:
- a CDS encoding TRAP transporter large permease subunit, translated to MGLTGSVGPAWVRGFDAVLGRLVEIPVALLVLADIGVLFAGVVSRYWLHSPLLWSDELASIMFLWLAMLGSVVALRRGEHMRMTALVAKAGPQRRALLELVAVAACLSFLLMVAWPAWEYAADERAITTPSLGISNLWRAAALPVGIALMAVFAALRLLRVSNFSQSLQAVVLVTVIALVFWLASPLFADLGRLNLLIFFVGLGGACVFVGIPIAFAFGLATFAYLALSTGTPLPAIVGRMDEGMSHLILLAVPLFVFLGLLIEMTGMARAMIAFLASLLGHVRGGLSYVLIGAMYLVSGISGSKAADMAAIAPALFPEMKKRGAKPGELVALLAATGAQTETVPPSLVLITIGSVTGISIAALFTGGLLPAVVLGLMLCAVVWFRYRHEDLSQVQRSPWPLVGKLFLIALPSLALPFVIRAAVIEGVATATEVSTIGIAYSVIAGLLIYRQFDWRRIYPMLLDTASLSGAILLIIGTATAMAWGLTQSGFSHLLAQTMAGLPGGSAMFMAVSILAFVILGSVLEGIPAIVLFGPLLFPIARALGIHDVHYAMVVVLSMGLGLFAPPLGVGYYAACAIGRVSPDEGIGPIVGYLVALLIGTIVVAFVPWLSIGFL
- a CDS encoding dicarboxylate/amino acid:cation symporter, with protein sequence MATATKKPAFYKSLYLQVLFAVVVGILLGHFYPQIGADMKPLGDGFIKLIKMIIAPIIFCTVVVGIAGMEDMKKVGKTGGLALLYFEIVSTLALIIGLVMVNVIKPGVGMNIDPTTLDVKSIAAYTAPGKMQGTVDFLLAIIPTSVVDAFAKGEILQVLLFSILFGFALHKFGGRGTMVFDFIEKTSHVLFDIVGIIMKVAPIGAFGAMAFTIGKYGVGSLISLGMLMATFYGTCLIFVFGVLGVIARVHGFSIWKFVKYIKEELLIVLGTSSSESVLPRMMQKMENLGARKTVVGLVIPTGYSFNLDGTSIYLTMAAVFIAQATNTPMTLIQEITLLAVLLLTSKGAAGITGSGFIVLAATLSAVGTVPVAGLALILGIDRFMSEARALTNLVGNGVATLVVAKWTGDLDTKRMHAGLNNETWIEAQEPEVLLDKKVEHMHVKKSE
- a CDS encoding AMP-binding protein; the protein is MSGLTLAGMPQGLDRVMNLGNLLTQTARKYPSRPGLIRGEISHTWAQINARVDALARHFQTLGVQPGDRILVQLVNGLALFESAWVAFKLGAVWVPVNYRLTPPEVAFIARSSGAVLMLSQSIFAAHVELAQLEAPQLREVLWADQNDYAVIASKAGESFVAAEVTSQHPLWFFFTSGTTGRPKAAVLTHGQLAFVVTNHLADLLPGLTQNDCSLVLAPLSHGAGIHALLNVARGAASVLLETESLNCAAAFAAIEKHRVGNMFTVPTILKRLAQDPAAHDFDHSSLKHVIYAGAPMYQADRQRALATFGPVLVQYFGLGEVTGNITVLRADEHAGEAPVGSCGTARTGMEVAILDAQCQPQAVGVEGEICTRGPAVFAGYWDNPEATAAAFRGGWFHTSDLGVMDARGFISITGRSSDMYISGGSNVYPLEIEDALLQLPSIAEAAVFGLADAQWGEVGVAVLVARGTAPNSAAVLAHLQTCLARYKLPRHIVFWDELPKSAYGKLVKKDIRALYLRDVSAI
- a CDS encoding acetyl-CoA acetyltransferase, with protein sequence MSAFQLPPVHIVGWSHSKFGKYDAIDSETLVAEAVAAALADAGLDAEQIDSVVVGTFNGGFVNQDFPSSLAINAQPGLRFKPSLRVENACATGSAAIYTGMQSIRSGASKLVLVIGFERMNGLPTAEVGDVLLKCSYVKEETSSAGFAGVFGNIAQQYFDVYGDASDALARLSAKNHHNAMANPYAHVRRDLGFDFCNTVSEKNPLVAGPLRRTDCSMITDGASAMILCSDSALLAGSFKRAVRFRAAQQVNDFLPVSRRDILKLEGAQLAWKKALAQAGCSLDDLSLVETHDCFTIAELLEVEAMGLAGPGQAPALIREGQTERGGRLPINLSGGLKAKGHPIGATGVSQHVMAAMQLVGEAGDMQLANAQLAGVFNMGGVAVANYTSILERSR
- a CDS encoding TRAP transporter substrate-binding protein produces the protein MTISRRQLLASASALSLPTLAMHSAFAQKAQFTLKYGNNLPVTHPMNTRAAEMAAKINAESKGRIDFQVYPNNQLGNDTDMLSQVRSGAMDFFTLSPLILGTLVPAAQISGVGFAFKDYSQVWAAMDGDLGAHVRKEISATSSVFAFEKIWDNGYRQITTSTKPINTPEDLKGMKIRIPPSPFWVSMFKAFESSPATINFAEVYSSLQTKVVDAQENPLAIISTAKLNEVQKYCSVTNHMWDGFWFLGNKKSFEKLPPDLQEIVTRNVNAAGLLERADVLALNDGLQASLKAKGMLFNNTDAALFRSKLRSAGFYADWNKKFGEAPWALLEKYTGKLA